Proteins encoded together in one Apus apus isolate bApuApu2 chromosome Z, bApuApu2.pri.cur, whole genome shotgun sequence window:
- the TJP2 gene encoding tight junction protein ZO-2 isoform X1: MKTAQALQRMWSHAVKKLGILKGHAPGMEELIWEQYTVTLQKDSKRGFGIAVSGGRDNPHFENGETSIVISDVLPGGPADGVLQENDRVVMVNGTPMENVLHSFAVQQLRKSGKVATIVVKRPRKVQAAALRRSPSLDYEDRALDVMDDHAEFDGRSARSGYSERSWHSGNGGRSQSWGNSLDQGYREEQDRGRNRSRDRDRECSYSRDRSRGRSIDRSLDQDYRRDRSRGRSIDRDGGYERDYRGDYRGDYSPHSYSRGSQPDPRYGKEMRSQSRDRLRSRSPSPETHHQHEYLGLQDQNGPISVLLTKGRHNEEYGLRLGSQIFIKEMTRTGLATKDGNLHEGDIILKINGTVTENMSLADARKLIEKSRGKLQLVVLRDRKQTLLNIPSLNDSDSEMDDISEIESNRSFSPQDDRLRHSDLDSHSSNEKLKEKPNAKDDSSSRMSRMGAMPTPFKSSGESATPPVTVADTNKEPKYKEDPEVSQPKAVTRTILKPSAEDEAIYGPNTKMVRFKKGDSVGLRLAGGNDVGIFIAGIQEGTSADQEGLQEGDQILKVNTQDFRGIVREDAVLYLLEIPKGETVTILAQSKYEVYRDIMACGRGDSFFIRSHFECEKESPQSLAFTRGEIFRVVDTLYDGKLGNWLAVRIGNELEKGLIPNKSRAEQMASVQNAQKDGSSDRADFWRTRGQRSGVKKNLRKSREDLTALVSVSTKFPAYERVQLREAGFKRPVVIFGPIADVAMEKLSNDLPHLYQTAKTEPRDAGSEKSTGVVRLNTVRQIIEQDKHALLDVTPKAVDLLNYTQWFPIVVFFNPDSKQGVKTMRQRLCPTSNKSSRKLYEQANKLKKTCSHLFTATINLNSVNDSWYGHLKDTIQQQQGEAVWVSEGKMDGMEDDADDRMSYLTAMGADYLSCDSRLISDLEDTDGEGGAYTDNELDETLDEPRISSVSRSSEPVHQEESLKKFSPEPRAQLRKAGSREILREPSPPPAFKPEPPKGKLQNKEDVYDFPKNYDSKSSNIAVSSEPPTVSAKAAPPPVSVKPAFGRPILRNSQPAVPPAEEKEEAKLEEEGSEQENTPKSVLRKVKIFEEMDHKARIQRMQELQEAQNARIEIAQKHPDIYAVPVKTQKSEQNWPQPMSSRPPEPQKPPIRPYLENRGTYGSDAEDEEEYRRQLSDHSKKGYYGQPSRYRDTEL, encoded by the exons ATGAAGACAGCTCAAGCTCTGCAGAGAATGTGGTCACATGCAGTCAAAAAGTTGGGGATTTTGAAAGGGCAc GCCCCAGGCATGGAAGAGCTGATATGGGAACAGTACACTGTGACCTTACAAAAG GATTCAAAACGAGGCTTTGGGATTGCAGTTTCTGGCGGCAGAGATAACCCTCATTTTGAAAATGGTGAAACATCAATAGTCATTTCAGATGTTCTCCCAGGTGGCCCAGCAGATGGAGTACTTCA AGAAAATGACCGAGTGGTCATGGTTAATGGGACACCAATGGAAAATGTTCTACATTCTTTTGCAGTCCAACAACTTAGGAAAAGTGGAAAAGTGGCCACCATT GTAGTGAAAAGACCAAGAAAAGTGCAGGCTGCTGCACTGAGGAGAAGCCCCTCCCTTGATTATGAGGACAGAGCTCTAGACGTAATGGATGACCATGCAGAATTTGATGGCAGAAGTGCTCGAAGTGGCTACAGCGAAAGAAGCTGGCATAGTGGTAATGGAGGGCGCAGCCAAAGCTGGGGAAACAGTCTGGATCAGGGCTACAGAGAGGAACAGGACAGAGGACGCAACCGAAGCAGGGACCGTGATAGGGAATGCAGCTACAGCCGTGATCGGAGTCGTGGTAGAAGCATTGACAGGAGCTTGGATCAAGACTACAGAAGAGAtcggagcaggggcaggagcatTGACAGGGATGGTGGCTATGAACGGGACTACAGAGGAGACTACAGAGGAGACTACAGCCCACACAGTTATAGTCGTGGATCTCAACCTGATCCTAGATATGGGAAGGAAATGAGGAGTCAGAGCCGGGACAGACTTCGTTCCCGGAGTCCTTCACCTGAAACACACCATCAACATGAGTACTTAGGACTGCAGGATCAGAATGGACCAATCAGTGTTCTCTTAACAAAAGGGAGACATAATGAAG AATATGGCCTCCGGCTTGGAAGTCAGATCTTCATAAAGGAAATGACCCGTACTGGCCTAGCAACCAAAGATGGCAACCTTCATGAAGGGGATATCATTCTCAAG ATTAATGGTACAGTGACAGAGAACATGTCTTTAGCTGATGCCCGAAAATTGATTGAGAAGTCACGGGGGAAGCTCCAGCTGGTTGTCCTCAGGGACAGAAAGCAGACACTGCTCAACATTCCTTCATTGAACGACAGTGACTCAGAAATGGATG acatttctgaaataGAGTCAAACAGATCATTCTCTCCTCAAGATGACAGATTACGTCATTCTGATCTAGATTCACATTCATCcaatgaaaagctgaaagagaaacCAAA tgcaAAAGATGATTCATCCAGTAGGATGTCCAGGATGGGTGCAATGCCTACGCCATTCAAATCGTCTGGAGAAAGTGCTACTCCTCCTGTCACAGTTGCAGACACAAACAAAGAACCAAAGTACAAGGAAGACCCAGAAG tgtCTCAACCAAAAGCAGTTACCAGAACAATTCTTAAACCCAGCGCTGAAGATGAAGCGATATATGG TCCTAATACGAAAATGGTGAGATTCAAGAAAGGGGACAGCGTGGGTCTCCGACTAGCTGGTGGAAATGATGTAGGGATATTTATTGCTGGAATTCAAGAAGGCACTTCAGCTGATCAGGAAGGACTGCAGGAAGGAGATCAGATTCTTAAG GTAAACACTCAAGACTTCAGAGGCATTGTTCGGGAAGATGCTGTTTTGTACCTCTTAGAAATTCCTAAAGGTGAAACAGTGACAATTTTGGCTCAAAGCAAGTATGAAG TCTACAGAGACATCATGGCCTGTGGCAGAGGAGATTCATTCTTCATCAGGAGCCACTTTGAGTGTGAAAAAGAATCACCACAGAGCTTAGCGTTCACCAGAGGAGAGATCTTTAGAGTAGTTGATACACTGTATGATGGCAAGCTGGGAAACTGGCTGGCTGTGAGAATTGGAAATGAACTAGAAAAAGGCCTCATTCCAAACAAGAGCAG GGCTGAGCAGATGGCCAGTGTCCAAAATGCCCAAAAAGACGGCTCCAGTGATAGGGCAGATTTCTGGAGAACACGTGGCCAGCGATCTGGAGTGAAGAAGAATCTGAGAAAGAGTCGTGAAGATCTAACAGCTCTTGTATCTGTCAGCACAAAATTCCCAGCTTATGAGCGAGTTCAGTTGCGTGAGG ctggTTTTAAGAGACCAGTGGTGATATTTGGCCCTATTGCAGATGTTGCTATGGAAAAGTTGTCAAATGATTTGCCTCACCTGTACCAGACAGCAA AGACAGAACCCAGAGACGCGGGTTCAGAGAAGTCAACTGGGGTAGTGCGCTTGAACACTGTGAGGCAAATCATTGAGCAG GATAAACATGCGCTATTGGATGTGACCCCTAAAGCAGTGGACCTGCTAAACTATACCCAGTGGTTTCCAATTGTGGTCTTCTTTAACCCAGACAGTAAGCAGGGTGTGAAAACCATGAGACAAAGGCTGTGTCCCACATCTAACAAGAGCTCAAGAAAGCTTTATGAGCAAGCgaacaaactgaagaaaacttgTTCCCACCTCTTTACAG CCACCATCAATTTGAATTCAGTCAATGATAGCTGGTATGGTCATCTGAAAGATACAATTCAACAACAGCAAGGAGAAGCAGTATGGGTATCAGAAGGAAAG ATGGATGGCATGGAAGATGATGCAGATGATCGTATGTCTTACCTTACTGCAATGGGTGCTGACTACTTAAGTTGTGACAGTCGGCTGATCAGTGACCTAGAGGATACGGATGGAGAAGGAGGTGCATACACTGACAATGAACTTGATGAGACCTTGGATGAACCAAGGATTTCATCTGTTAGCAGGTCTTCTGAACCTGTGCATCAGGAGGAG agtttaaaaaaatttagtCCAGAACCAAGGGCGCAGTTGAGAAAAGCTGGTAGTAGGGAGATCCTTAGAGAACCAAGTCCACCTCCAGCATTCAAGCCTGAACCGCCTAAG GGAAAGTTACAAAACAAAGAGGATGTGTATGACTTCCCCAAGAACTATGACTCCAAATCAAGTAACATTGCAGTCAGCAGTGAGCCTCCAACTGTATCAGCTAAAGCAGCACCACCACCAGTTTCTGTGAAACCAGCTTTTGGGCGTCCCATCCTGAGAAACTCTCAGCCAGCAGTCCCacctgcagaggagaaggaggaagcaaagctggaagaggaaggaagcGAACAAGAAAATACTCCAAAGTCTGTATTGAGGAAAGTCAAAATATTTGAGGAGATGGATCACAAGGCAAGGATACAAAGAATGCAGGAGTTACAAGAGGCCCAGAATGCCAGG ATTGAAATAGCCCAGAAGCATCCAGATATTTATGCTGTCCCTGTCAAAACACAGAAGTCagaacagaactggccccagccTATGAG CTCCAGACCTCCAGAACCCCAGAAACCTCCTATCAGGCCATATCTAGAGAACCGTGGCACTTACGGCAGTGATGCAGAGGATGAGGAAGAGTACCGTCGGCAGCTCTCAGACCACTCTAAGAAGGGGTATTATGGACAGCCATCCAGATACAGAGACACAGAATTGTAG
- the TJP2 gene encoding tight junction protein ZO-2 isoform X3 produces the protein MEELIWEQYTVTLQKDSKRGFGIAVSGGRDNPHFENGETSIVISDVLPGGPADGVLQENDRVVMVNGTPMENVLHSFAVQQLRKSGKVATIVVKRPRKVQAAALRRSPSLDYEDRALDVMDDHAEFDGRSARSGYSERSWHSGNGGRSQSWGNSLDQGYREEQDRGRNRSRDRDRECSYSRDRSRGRSIDRSLDQDYRRDRSRGRSIDRDGGYERDYRGDYRGDYSPHSYSRGSQPDPRYGKEMRSQSRDRLRSRSPSPETHHQHEYLGLQDQNGPISVLLTKGRHNEEYGLRLGSQIFIKEMTRTGLATKDGNLHEGDIILKINGTVTENMSLADARKLIEKSRGKLQLVVLRDRKQTLLNIPSLNDSDSEMDDISEIESNRSFSPQDDRLRHSDLDSHSSNEKLKEKPNAKDDSSSRMSRMGAMPTPFKSSGESATPPVTVADTNKEPKYKEDPEVSQPKAVTRTILKPSAEDEAIYGPNTKMVRFKKGDSVGLRLAGGNDVGIFIAGIQEGTSADQEGLQEGDQILKVNTQDFRGIVREDAVLYLLEIPKGETVTILAQSKYEVYRDIMACGRGDSFFIRSHFECEKESPQSLAFTRGEIFRVVDTLYDGKLGNWLAVRIGNELEKGLIPNKSRAEQMASVQNAQKDGSSDRADFWRTRGQRSGVKKNLRKSREDLTALVSVSTKFPAYERVQLREAGFKRPVVIFGPIADVAMEKLSNDLPHLYQTAKTEPRDAGSEKSTGVVRLNTVRQIIEQDKHALLDVTPKAVDLLNYTQWFPIVVFFNPDSKQGVKTMRQRLCPTSNKSSRKLYEQANKLKKTCSHLFTATINLNSVNDSWYGHLKDTIQQQQGEAVWVSEGKMDGMEDDADDRMSYLTAMGADYLSCDSRLISDLEDTDGEGGAYTDNELDETLDEPRISSVSRSSEPVHQEESLKKFSPEPRAQLRKAGSREILREPSPPPAFKPEPPKGKLQNKEDVYDFPKNYDSKSSNIAVSSEPPTVSAKAAPPPVSVKPAFGRPILRNSQPAVPPAEEKEEAKLEEEGSEQENTPKSVLRKVKIFEEMDHKARIQRMQELQEAQNARIEIAQKHPDIYAVPVKTQKSEQNWPQPMSSRPPEPQKPPIRPYLENRGTYGSDAEDEEEYRRQLSDHSKKGYYGQPSRYRDTEL, from the exons ATGGAAGAGCTGATATGGGAACAGTACACTGTGACCTTACAAAAG GATTCAAAACGAGGCTTTGGGATTGCAGTTTCTGGCGGCAGAGATAACCCTCATTTTGAAAATGGTGAAACATCAATAGTCATTTCAGATGTTCTCCCAGGTGGCCCAGCAGATGGAGTACTTCA AGAAAATGACCGAGTGGTCATGGTTAATGGGACACCAATGGAAAATGTTCTACATTCTTTTGCAGTCCAACAACTTAGGAAAAGTGGAAAAGTGGCCACCATT GTAGTGAAAAGACCAAGAAAAGTGCAGGCTGCTGCACTGAGGAGAAGCCCCTCCCTTGATTATGAGGACAGAGCTCTAGACGTAATGGATGACCATGCAGAATTTGATGGCAGAAGTGCTCGAAGTGGCTACAGCGAAAGAAGCTGGCATAGTGGTAATGGAGGGCGCAGCCAAAGCTGGGGAAACAGTCTGGATCAGGGCTACAGAGAGGAACAGGACAGAGGACGCAACCGAAGCAGGGACCGTGATAGGGAATGCAGCTACAGCCGTGATCGGAGTCGTGGTAGAAGCATTGACAGGAGCTTGGATCAAGACTACAGAAGAGAtcggagcaggggcaggagcatTGACAGGGATGGTGGCTATGAACGGGACTACAGAGGAGACTACAGAGGAGACTACAGCCCACACAGTTATAGTCGTGGATCTCAACCTGATCCTAGATATGGGAAGGAAATGAGGAGTCAGAGCCGGGACAGACTTCGTTCCCGGAGTCCTTCACCTGAAACACACCATCAACATGAGTACTTAGGACTGCAGGATCAGAATGGACCAATCAGTGTTCTCTTAACAAAAGGGAGACATAATGAAG AATATGGCCTCCGGCTTGGAAGTCAGATCTTCATAAAGGAAATGACCCGTACTGGCCTAGCAACCAAAGATGGCAACCTTCATGAAGGGGATATCATTCTCAAG ATTAATGGTACAGTGACAGAGAACATGTCTTTAGCTGATGCCCGAAAATTGATTGAGAAGTCACGGGGGAAGCTCCAGCTGGTTGTCCTCAGGGACAGAAAGCAGACACTGCTCAACATTCCTTCATTGAACGACAGTGACTCAGAAATGGATG acatttctgaaataGAGTCAAACAGATCATTCTCTCCTCAAGATGACAGATTACGTCATTCTGATCTAGATTCACATTCATCcaatgaaaagctgaaagagaaacCAAA tgcaAAAGATGATTCATCCAGTAGGATGTCCAGGATGGGTGCAATGCCTACGCCATTCAAATCGTCTGGAGAAAGTGCTACTCCTCCTGTCACAGTTGCAGACACAAACAAAGAACCAAAGTACAAGGAAGACCCAGAAG tgtCTCAACCAAAAGCAGTTACCAGAACAATTCTTAAACCCAGCGCTGAAGATGAAGCGATATATGG TCCTAATACGAAAATGGTGAGATTCAAGAAAGGGGACAGCGTGGGTCTCCGACTAGCTGGTGGAAATGATGTAGGGATATTTATTGCTGGAATTCAAGAAGGCACTTCAGCTGATCAGGAAGGACTGCAGGAAGGAGATCAGATTCTTAAG GTAAACACTCAAGACTTCAGAGGCATTGTTCGGGAAGATGCTGTTTTGTACCTCTTAGAAATTCCTAAAGGTGAAACAGTGACAATTTTGGCTCAAAGCAAGTATGAAG TCTACAGAGACATCATGGCCTGTGGCAGAGGAGATTCATTCTTCATCAGGAGCCACTTTGAGTGTGAAAAAGAATCACCACAGAGCTTAGCGTTCACCAGAGGAGAGATCTTTAGAGTAGTTGATACACTGTATGATGGCAAGCTGGGAAACTGGCTGGCTGTGAGAATTGGAAATGAACTAGAAAAAGGCCTCATTCCAAACAAGAGCAG GGCTGAGCAGATGGCCAGTGTCCAAAATGCCCAAAAAGACGGCTCCAGTGATAGGGCAGATTTCTGGAGAACACGTGGCCAGCGATCTGGAGTGAAGAAGAATCTGAGAAAGAGTCGTGAAGATCTAACAGCTCTTGTATCTGTCAGCACAAAATTCCCAGCTTATGAGCGAGTTCAGTTGCGTGAGG ctggTTTTAAGAGACCAGTGGTGATATTTGGCCCTATTGCAGATGTTGCTATGGAAAAGTTGTCAAATGATTTGCCTCACCTGTACCAGACAGCAA AGACAGAACCCAGAGACGCGGGTTCAGAGAAGTCAACTGGGGTAGTGCGCTTGAACACTGTGAGGCAAATCATTGAGCAG GATAAACATGCGCTATTGGATGTGACCCCTAAAGCAGTGGACCTGCTAAACTATACCCAGTGGTTTCCAATTGTGGTCTTCTTTAACCCAGACAGTAAGCAGGGTGTGAAAACCATGAGACAAAGGCTGTGTCCCACATCTAACAAGAGCTCAAGAAAGCTTTATGAGCAAGCgaacaaactgaagaaaacttgTTCCCACCTCTTTACAG CCACCATCAATTTGAATTCAGTCAATGATAGCTGGTATGGTCATCTGAAAGATACAATTCAACAACAGCAAGGAGAAGCAGTATGGGTATCAGAAGGAAAG ATGGATGGCATGGAAGATGATGCAGATGATCGTATGTCTTACCTTACTGCAATGGGTGCTGACTACTTAAGTTGTGACAGTCGGCTGATCAGTGACCTAGAGGATACGGATGGAGAAGGAGGTGCATACACTGACAATGAACTTGATGAGACCTTGGATGAACCAAGGATTTCATCTGTTAGCAGGTCTTCTGAACCTGTGCATCAGGAGGAG agtttaaaaaaatttagtCCAGAACCAAGGGCGCAGTTGAGAAAAGCTGGTAGTAGGGAGATCCTTAGAGAACCAAGTCCACCTCCAGCATTCAAGCCTGAACCGCCTAAG GGAAAGTTACAAAACAAAGAGGATGTGTATGACTTCCCCAAGAACTATGACTCCAAATCAAGTAACATTGCAGTCAGCAGTGAGCCTCCAACTGTATCAGCTAAAGCAGCACCACCACCAGTTTCTGTGAAACCAGCTTTTGGGCGTCCCATCCTGAGAAACTCTCAGCCAGCAGTCCCacctgcagaggagaaggaggaagcaaagctggaagaggaaggaagcGAACAAGAAAATACTCCAAAGTCTGTATTGAGGAAAGTCAAAATATTTGAGGAGATGGATCACAAGGCAAGGATACAAAGAATGCAGGAGTTACAAGAGGCCCAGAATGCCAGG ATTGAAATAGCCCAGAAGCATCCAGATATTTATGCTGTCCCTGTCAAAACACAGAAGTCagaacagaactggccccagccTATGAG CTCCAGACCTCCAGAACCCCAGAAACCTCCTATCAGGCCATATCTAGAGAACCGTGGCACTTACGGCAGTGATGCAGAGGATGAGGAAGAGTACCGTCGGCAGCTCTCAGACCACTCTAAGAAGGGGTATTATGGACAGCCATCCAGATACAGAGACACAGAATTGTAG
- the TJP2 gene encoding tight junction protein ZO-2 isoform X2 has protein sequence MKTAQALQRMWSHAVKKLGILKGHAPGMEELIWEQYTVTLQKDSKRGFGIAVSGGRDNPHFENGETSIVISDVLPGGPADGVLQENDRVVMVNGTPMENVLHSFAVQQLRKSGKVATIVVKRPRKVQAAALRRSPSLDYEDRALDVMDDHAEFDGRSARSGYSERSWHSGNGGRSQSWGNSLDQGYREEQDRGRNRSRDRDRECSYSRDRSRGRSIDRSLDQDYRRDRSRGRSIDRDGGYERDYRGDYRGDYSPHSYSRGSQPDPRYGKEMRSQSRDRLRSRSPSPETHHQHEYLGLQDQNGPISVLLTKGRHNEEYGLRLGSQIFIKEMTRTGLATKDGNLHEGDIILKINGTVTENMSLADARKLIEKSRGKLQLVVLRDRKQTLLNIPSLNDSDSEMDDISEIESNRSFSPQDDRLRHSDLDSHSSNEKLKEKPNAKDDSSSRMSRMGAMPTPFKSSGESATPPVTVADTNKEPKYKEDPEVSQPKAVTRTILKPSAEDEAIYGPNTKMVRFKKGDSVGLRLAGGNDVGIFIAGIQEGTSADQEGLQEGDQILKVNTQDFRGIVREDAVLYLLEIPKGETVTILAQSKYEVYRDIMACGRGDSFFIRSHFECEKESPQSLAFTRGEIFRVVDTLYDGKLGNWLAVRIGNELEKGLIPNKSRAEQMASVQNAQKDGSSDRADFWRTRGQRSGVKKNLRKSREDLTALVSVSTKFPAYERVQLREAGFKRPVVIFGPIADVAMEKLSNDLPHLYQTAKTEPRDAGSEKSTGVVRLNTVRQIIEQDKHALLDVTPKAVDLLNYTQWFPIVVFFNPDSKQGVKTMRQRLCPTSNKSSRKLYEQANKLKKTCSHLFTATINLNSVNDSWYGHLKDTIQQQQGEAVWVSEGKMDGMEDDADDRMSYLTAMGADYLSCDSRLISDLEDTDGEGGAYTDNELDETLDEPRISSVSRSSEPVHQEESLKKFSPEPRAQLRKAGSREILREPSPPPAFKPEPPKGKLQNKEDVYDFPKNYDSKSSNIAVSSEPPTVSAKAAPPPVSVKPAFGRPILRNSQPAVPPAEEKEEAKLEEEGSEQENTPKSVLRKVKIFEEMDHKIEIAQKHPDIYAVPVKTQKSEQNWPQPMSSRPPEPQKPPIRPYLENRGTYGSDAEDEEEYRRQLSDHSKKGYYGQPSRYRDTEL, from the exons ATGAAGACAGCTCAAGCTCTGCAGAGAATGTGGTCACATGCAGTCAAAAAGTTGGGGATTTTGAAAGGGCAc GCCCCAGGCATGGAAGAGCTGATATGGGAACAGTACACTGTGACCTTACAAAAG GATTCAAAACGAGGCTTTGGGATTGCAGTTTCTGGCGGCAGAGATAACCCTCATTTTGAAAATGGTGAAACATCAATAGTCATTTCAGATGTTCTCCCAGGTGGCCCAGCAGATGGAGTACTTCA AGAAAATGACCGAGTGGTCATGGTTAATGGGACACCAATGGAAAATGTTCTACATTCTTTTGCAGTCCAACAACTTAGGAAAAGTGGAAAAGTGGCCACCATT GTAGTGAAAAGACCAAGAAAAGTGCAGGCTGCTGCACTGAGGAGAAGCCCCTCCCTTGATTATGAGGACAGAGCTCTAGACGTAATGGATGACCATGCAGAATTTGATGGCAGAAGTGCTCGAAGTGGCTACAGCGAAAGAAGCTGGCATAGTGGTAATGGAGGGCGCAGCCAAAGCTGGGGAAACAGTCTGGATCAGGGCTACAGAGAGGAACAGGACAGAGGACGCAACCGAAGCAGGGACCGTGATAGGGAATGCAGCTACAGCCGTGATCGGAGTCGTGGTAGAAGCATTGACAGGAGCTTGGATCAAGACTACAGAAGAGAtcggagcaggggcaggagcatTGACAGGGATGGTGGCTATGAACGGGACTACAGAGGAGACTACAGAGGAGACTACAGCCCACACAGTTATAGTCGTGGATCTCAACCTGATCCTAGATATGGGAAGGAAATGAGGAGTCAGAGCCGGGACAGACTTCGTTCCCGGAGTCCTTCACCTGAAACACACCATCAACATGAGTACTTAGGACTGCAGGATCAGAATGGACCAATCAGTGTTCTCTTAACAAAAGGGAGACATAATGAAG AATATGGCCTCCGGCTTGGAAGTCAGATCTTCATAAAGGAAATGACCCGTACTGGCCTAGCAACCAAAGATGGCAACCTTCATGAAGGGGATATCATTCTCAAG ATTAATGGTACAGTGACAGAGAACATGTCTTTAGCTGATGCCCGAAAATTGATTGAGAAGTCACGGGGGAAGCTCCAGCTGGTTGTCCTCAGGGACAGAAAGCAGACACTGCTCAACATTCCTTCATTGAACGACAGTGACTCAGAAATGGATG acatttctgaaataGAGTCAAACAGATCATTCTCTCCTCAAGATGACAGATTACGTCATTCTGATCTAGATTCACATTCATCcaatgaaaagctgaaagagaaacCAAA tgcaAAAGATGATTCATCCAGTAGGATGTCCAGGATGGGTGCAATGCCTACGCCATTCAAATCGTCTGGAGAAAGTGCTACTCCTCCTGTCACAGTTGCAGACACAAACAAAGAACCAAAGTACAAGGAAGACCCAGAAG tgtCTCAACCAAAAGCAGTTACCAGAACAATTCTTAAACCCAGCGCTGAAGATGAAGCGATATATGG TCCTAATACGAAAATGGTGAGATTCAAGAAAGGGGACAGCGTGGGTCTCCGACTAGCTGGTGGAAATGATGTAGGGATATTTATTGCTGGAATTCAAGAAGGCACTTCAGCTGATCAGGAAGGACTGCAGGAAGGAGATCAGATTCTTAAG GTAAACACTCAAGACTTCAGAGGCATTGTTCGGGAAGATGCTGTTTTGTACCTCTTAGAAATTCCTAAAGGTGAAACAGTGACAATTTTGGCTCAAAGCAAGTATGAAG TCTACAGAGACATCATGGCCTGTGGCAGAGGAGATTCATTCTTCATCAGGAGCCACTTTGAGTGTGAAAAAGAATCACCACAGAGCTTAGCGTTCACCAGAGGAGAGATCTTTAGAGTAGTTGATACACTGTATGATGGCAAGCTGGGAAACTGGCTGGCTGTGAGAATTGGAAATGAACTAGAAAAAGGCCTCATTCCAAACAAGAGCAG GGCTGAGCAGATGGCCAGTGTCCAAAATGCCCAAAAAGACGGCTCCAGTGATAGGGCAGATTTCTGGAGAACACGTGGCCAGCGATCTGGAGTGAAGAAGAATCTGAGAAAGAGTCGTGAAGATCTAACAGCTCTTGTATCTGTCAGCACAAAATTCCCAGCTTATGAGCGAGTTCAGTTGCGTGAGG ctggTTTTAAGAGACCAGTGGTGATATTTGGCCCTATTGCAGATGTTGCTATGGAAAAGTTGTCAAATGATTTGCCTCACCTGTACCAGACAGCAA AGACAGAACCCAGAGACGCGGGTTCAGAGAAGTCAACTGGGGTAGTGCGCTTGAACACTGTGAGGCAAATCATTGAGCAG GATAAACATGCGCTATTGGATGTGACCCCTAAAGCAGTGGACCTGCTAAACTATACCCAGTGGTTTCCAATTGTGGTCTTCTTTAACCCAGACAGTAAGCAGGGTGTGAAAACCATGAGACAAAGGCTGTGTCCCACATCTAACAAGAGCTCAAGAAAGCTTTATGAGCAAGCgaacaaactgaagaaaacttgTTCCCACCTCTTTACAG CCACCATCAATTTGAATTCAGTCAATGATAGCTGGTATGGTCATCTGAAAGATACAATTCAACAACAGCAAGGAGAAGCAGTATGGGTATCAGAAGGAAAG ATGGATGGCATGGAAGATGATGCAGATGATCGTATGTCTTACCTTACTGCAATGGGTGCTGACTACTTAAGTTGTGACAGTCGGCTGATCAGTGACCTAGAGGATACGGATGGAGAAGGAGGTGCATACACTGACAATGAACTTGATGAGACCTTGGATGAACCAAGGATTTCATCTGTTAGCAGGTCTTCTGAACCTGTGCATCAGGAGGAG agtttaaaaaaatttagtCCAGAACCAAGGGCGCAGTTGAGAAAAGCTGGTAGTAGGGAGATCCTTAGAGAACCAAGTCCACCTCCAGCATTCAAGCCTGAACCGCCTAAG GGAAAGTTACAAAACAAAGAGGATGTGTATGACTTCCCCAAGAACTATGACTCCAAATCAAGTAACATTGCAGTCAGCAGTGAGCCTCCAACTGTATCAGCTAAAGCAGCACCACCACCAGTTTCTGTGAAACCAGCTTTTGGGCGTCCCATCCTGAGAAACTCTCAGCCAGCAGTCCCacctgcagaggagaaggaggaagcaaagctggaagaggaaggaagcGAACAAGAAAATACTCCAAAGTCTGTATTGAGGAAAGTCAAAATATTTGAGGAGATGGATCACAAG ATTGAAATAGCCCAGAAGCATCCAGATATTTATGCTGTCCCTGTCAAAACACAGAAGTCagaacagaactggccccagccTATGAG CTCCAGACCTCCAGAACCCCAGAAACCTCCTATCAGGCCATATCTAGAGAACCGTGGCACTTACGGCAGTGATGCAGAGGATGAGGAAGAGTACCGTCGGCAGCTCTCAGACCACTCTAAGAAGGGGTATTATGGACAGCCATCCAGATACAGAGACACAGAATTGTAG